CACCGACGAAACTCAGACGCCCTTCAAGGACATCACCAACTACAACAACTTCTACGAATTCAGCACAGACAAATACGGCCCTGCAGACCTCTCCCGCAAATTCCGCACTAGCCCGTGGACAGTGAAGGTAGGTGGAGCTGTCAAGGAGAAGAAAACCTACGACGTCGATTCGCTGATGAAGCTGGCAGCCCTTGAAGATCGCATCTACCGCCATCGTTGCGTCGAAGGCTGGTCGATGGTGATTCCCTGGGTCGGCTACTCGCTGAGCAATCTGATCAATCAACTCCAGCCCACATCAAAAGCGAAGTACGTGATGTTCACAACGCTCATGGACCTCGGCCAATTTCCCGGCCAGCGCGCCCCCGTCCTGGATTGGCCATATACGGAAGGACTGCGTATGGACGAAGCGATGCATCCTCTCACGCTGCTCACGTTCGGCCTTTATGGCGAAACGCTCCCGAATCAGGATGGAGCTCCAGTCCGCCTCGTTATTCCATGGAAGTACGGCTTCAAGAGCATCAAGTCCATTGTCAAAATCGACTTCGTCGA
The genomic region above belongs to Terriglobales bacterium and contains:
- the msrP gene encoding protein-methionine-sulfoxide reductase catalytic subunit MsrP, which encodes MLIKKPSDIPSSEITSKSLYMDRRKFVTSAALFGAAVATGGCDMVKPSQTVSANTKLTTTKSPLSTDETQTPFKDITNYNNFYEFSTDKYGPADLSRKFRTSPWTVKVGGAVKEKKTYDVDSLMKLAALEDRIYRHRCVEGWSMVIPWVGYSLSNLINQLQPTSKAKYVMFTTLMDLGQFPGQRAPVLDWPYTEGLRMDEAMHPLTLLTFGLYGETLPNQDGAPVRLVIPWKYGFKSIKSIVKIDFVDYEPPTAWNKAAPNEYGFYSNVNPNVDHPRWSQATERRIGEFRKRPTLMFNGYGDQVASLYNGVDLKKHF